From Humisphaera borealis, the proteins below share one genomic window:
- a CDS encoding sialate O-acetylesterase, with protein MIRSLLVAVLSIASVAVHAAEPAKPVRVYVLAGQSNMEGQGFIAADAKRNGGKGSLEYVLKDPATAPRFKHLVDKEGKWITRDDVWMAYLDRKGPLTVGYGAKPTLIGPELGFGTIVGDAFDEPVLLIKCAWGGKSLAVDFRPPSAGKIPYSLGEKADAAIAKDPTQVGKYYRETLSLTKDALARLKDLVPDSASRGYVLAGFGWHQGWNDRINDKFNAEYESNMAHFIRDIRRDLGVPNLPFVIAETGMTGMDEKHPRALSLMKAQAAVAEHAEFKGNVAFVGTKAFWRPQEQSPSGQGYHWNTNAETYYLIGDAMGKAMLDLHRTVKPAANP; from the coding sequence ATGATCCGCTCACTTCTGGTCGCCGTTCTTTCCATCGCATCGGTCGCTGTCCATGCCGCTGAGCCGGCCAAGCCGGTCAGGGTTTACGTTCTCGCCGGTCAGTCCAACATGGAGGGCCAAGGGTTCATCGCGGCTGATGCCAAGCGCAACGGCGGCAAGGGAAGCCTGGAGTATGTCCTGAAAGATCCGGCCACGGCTCCCCGATTCAAACACCTCGTCGATAAGGAAGGGAAATGGATCACCCGAGATGACGTCTGGATGGCGTACCTCGATCGCAAGGGGCCGCTAACCGTCGGCTACGGCGCCAAGCCGACCCTGATCGGGCCTGAACTCGGGTTCGGAACCATCGTCGGTGATGCATTCGACGAACCGGTGTTGCTGATCAAGTGCGCCTGGGGCGGCAAGAGCCTGGCCGTCGATTTTCGGCCACCCAGCGCGGGGAAGATCCCGTATTCACTTGGGGAGAAGGCCGACGCCGCGATCGCAAAGGATCCGACCCAGGTGGGCAAGTACTACCGCGAGACGTTGTCACTGACAAAGGATGCCCTGGCCCGGTTGAAAGACCTTGTGCCCGATTCGGCTTCGCGCGGCTATGTCCTGGCCGGTTTCGGGTGGCATCAGGGGTGGAATGACCGCATCAATGACAAGTTCAATGCCGAGTACGAAAGCAACATGGCTCACTTCATCCGCGATATCCGCCGCGACTTGGGAGTGCCGAACCTGCCGTTCGTCATTGCAGAGACCGGTATGACCGGGATGGACGAGAAGCACCCCCGGGCGCTATCTCTAATGAAGGCGCAAGCTGCGGTCGCCGAACATGCCGAGTTCAAGGGCAACGTTGCCTTCGTGGGGACCAAGGCGTTCTGGCGTCCGCAGGAGCAGTCCCCGTCGGGGCAGGGATATCACTGGAACACCAACGCCGAGACGTACTACCTCATCGGCGACGCCATGGGAAAGGCGATGCTCGACCTGCACCGTACCGTCAAGCCCGCTGCGAATCCTTGA
- a CDS encoding transposase, producing MVLASHVILSCYGFWLPNEERGSWSDFVRNWELFYRYGGATKVDTYRSVADKPYDRERRRESRKSLTYPPVEFSGVQAREVGLAFADKAQRANYSIHACAIMRNHVHLVIGRHRYDFLQIANLLKGAATTRLTQRNLHPLQQCRTPRGTIPSPWAHRCWVVFLDSEVDVRRAVKYVEDNPEKEGKKRQVWSCVVPYPAR from the coding sequence ATGGTCCTCGCGTCACACGTCATTCTCAGTTGCTACGGATTCTGGTTGCCGAATGAAGAGCGTGGTTCCTGGTCCGATTTCGTGAGGAACTGGGAGCTCTTCTATCGGTACGGTGGTGCGACGAAGGTGGATACGTATCGTTCCGTCGCTGACAAACCTTATGACCGGGAGCGACGTCGAGAGTCGCGGAAATCACTCACGTACCCACCTGTTGAGTTCAGCGGTGTGCAGGCCCGCGAGGTAGGTCTCGCGTTCGCGGACAAGGCGCAAAGGGCAAACTACTCGATCCATGCCTGTGCGATCATGAGGAATCACGTTCACCTGGTGATCGGTCGGCACAGGTACGATTTCCTCCAGATCGCAAACCTGCTGAAGGGTGCCGCGACCACGCGGTTGACTCAGCGGAACCTCCATCCGCTCCAGCAGTGTCGAACTCCGCGCGGCACGATTCCTTCTCCATGGGCCCATCGGTGCTGGGTGGTGTTTCTCGATTCTGAAGTCGATGTCCGGCGTGCAGTCAAATATGTAGAAGACAATCCGGAGAAGGAAGGGAAGAAGCGGCAAGTGTGGTCTTGCGTGGTTCCCTACCCTGCGCGGTGA
- a CDS encoding U32 family peptidase: protein MPVLTVPTKPELLAPAGDFDAMRAAVANGADAVYFGLSNFNARHRATNFTLEELPRVMDYLHSHNVRGYVTFNTLIFSDELPEAVKFVRAVAEAGADAVIVQDLGLARLIGRLAPRLHVHGSTQMTLTEPLGVEFVRSLGVKRVILARELSAGDIGKITAATDMPVEIFIHGALCVSYSGQCLTSEAIGGRSANRGQCAQACRLPYDLIVDGTFRDLGDKAYLLSPQDLAAYDIIDELAKVGVCSFKIEGRLKSAHYVAATTQTYRSAIDAIDDNLPFQLSKERELELAQSFSRGFSHGFLDGVNHQRLVHARFPKSRGVRVGQVVSHTDRGVVVELVAAGGSQRGPNGFATGTELKPGDGIVFDEGHPEQDEQGGRVMAVRDLPVGALGRVPAAGRSVPSAKSPRRVELCFDRAAVNLSAVAVGAIVWKTDDPAVRKRLEHSFAREGVTNRAPIDVEVSAVVGQVLSIRVSDATSHAVTVEWAQPLAAAQKFPLTEALFREQFGRLGDSPFELRRVRGLEKGSLAMVPKSVLNELRRDAVAKLLALRDAAERREIGDPEALENLRTELKVVTPAANDISGATGRRYSADPCVAGDSAQVSGVPATCGTEHDSLVAANAVRPHLHVLVRTLDQLRTAVSWRDTRTSLRASTVYADFEDIRKYKEAVTIAREAGVPIGLATVRVIKPGEEGLLRQVAACEPDLVLVRNLAGLSFYASHAPHMPLIADYALNVANELTAGILLERNVRRMTPSYDLNWTQMSAMLRHISGRHFEAVIHQHMPMFHMEHCVFCHTLSSGTSYKDCGRPCDDHRVDLKDRAGVANPLIADVGCRNTVYNGVAQSGAEYVPKMRELGIVDFRIEVLRESSEQTIEILDRYATVLTGQDDGRKAWRQLKVLKQLGVTRGTLGE from the coding sequence ATGCCTGTTCTAACCGTCCCAACCAAGCCTGAACTTCTCGCCCCGGCCGGTGACTTCGACGCGATGCGCGCCGCGGTTGCCAACGGCGCCGATGCGGTCTATTTCGGCCTGTCTAACTTCAACGCCCGCCATCGCGCCACCAATTTCACGCTCGAAGAACTGCCGAGGGTGATGGACTACCTCCACTCGCACAATGTGCGCGGGTACGTCACGTTCAACACCCTGATCTTCTCCGACGAGCTTCCGGAAGCGGTGAAGTTCGTTCGTGCCGTCGCCGAAGCGGGGGCAGACGCCGTCATCGTGCAGGACTTGGGATTGGCCAGGCTCATCGGCCGGCTCGCGCCACGGTTACACGTTCACGGCTCGACCCAGATGACCCTGACCGAGCCGCTTGGCGTCGAGTTCGTGCGGTCGCTGGGCGTCAAGCGTGTGATCCTTGCCCGCGAGCTATCCGCCGGCGACATCGGCAAGATCACCGCCGCCACCGACATGCCGGTGGAAATCTTCATCCACGGCGCGCTATGCGTCAGCTATTCGGGCCAGTGTCTGACCAGCGAAGCGATCGGCGGCCGCAGCGCCAACCGCGGCCAGTGCGCCCAGGCCTGTCGGTTGCCTTACGATCTGATCGTCGACGGCACGTTCCGAGATCTCGGCGACAAGGCCTACCTGCTCAGCCCGCAGGATCTGGCCGCTTACGACATCATTGATGAGTTAGCCAAAGTCGGCGTCTGCTCGTTCAAGATCGAAGGCCGTCTCAAGAGCGCCCACTACGTCGCCGCGACCACGCAAACCTATCGGTCGGCGATCGATGCGATCGACGACAACCTGCCGTTCCAGCTTTCAAAAGAGCGGGAACTGGAGCTGGCCCAGAGCTTTTCGCGCGGCTTCTCGCACGGGTTCCTCGACGGGGTGAACCATCAGCGGCTGGTGCACGCACGATTCCCCAAGAGCCGAGGCGTGCGGGTGGGGCAAGTCGTCAGTCATACAGATCGGGGCGTCGTCGTGGAACTAGTCGCCGCCGGCGGAAGCCAGCGCGGCCCCAACGGCTTCGCGACCGGTACCGAGCTAAAACCCGGCGACGGCATCGTGTTCGATGAAGGCCACCCCGAGCAGGACGAGCAGGGCGGCCGGGTGATGGCCGTCCGAGACCTTCCGGTAGGGGCACTCGGCCGTGTGCCCGCCGCGGGACGCAGCGTGCCTTCAGCGAAGTCGCCACGACGCGTCGAGCTCTGCTTCGACCGCGCCGCCGTCAACCTGTCCGCCGTCGCCGTCGGCGCGATCGTCTGGAAGACCGACGACCCGGCCGTCCGCAAAAGACTGGAACACTCCTTCGCCCGTGAAGGCGTCACGAATCGTGCGCCGATCGACGTCGAGGTGTCGGCGGTCGTCGGACAGGTACTGTCGATTCGCGTCAGCGATGCGACAAGCCACGCCGTAACCGTCGAATGGGCTCAGCCCCTCGCGGCCGCGCAGAAATTCCCCCTGACCGAAGCCCTCTTCCGCGAGCAGTTCGGCCGACTCGGCGATTCGCCGTTCGAACTGCGACGTGTTCGTGGGCTGGAAAAGGGGTCGCTCGCGATGGTGCCCAAGAGCGTGCTGAACGAGCTGCGGCGCGACGCCGTCGCCAAGCTGCTCGCGTTGCGCGACGCGGCCGAGCGGCGGGAGATCGGCGATCCGGAAGCGCTGGAGAACCTGAGAACGGAGTTGAAGGTCGTCACGCCGGCCGCAAATGACATTTCTGGTGCCACGGGTCGGCGGTACTCCGCAGACCCGTGCGTTGCCGGCGATTCGGCACAGGTCTCCGGAGTACCGGCGACCTGTGGCACCGAACACGATTCGTTAGTGGCCGCCAACGCTGTGCGGCCTCATCTTCACGTTCTCGTCCGCACGCTCGATCAGCTTCGAACCGCCGTCTCGTGGCGCGATACGCGGACCAGCCTTCGCGCCAGCACGGTCTATGCCGACTTCGAGGACATCCGAAAATACAAAGAGGCCGTCACCATCGCTCGCGAGGCCGGCGTACCGATCGGCCTGGCGACCGTCCGCGTCATCAAACCCGGCGAGGAAGGTTTGCTGCGGCAGGTCGCCGCCTGCGAGCCCGATCTGGTCCTGGTCCGCAACTTGGCGGGCCTGAGCTTCTATGCCAGCCACGCACCGCACATGCCGCTGATCGCCGACTATGCGCTAAACGTCGCCAACGAGTTGACGGCTGGCATCCTGCTGGAGCGCAACGTCCGACGCATGACACCCAGCTACGACCTGAACTGGACGCAGATGTCGGCGATGCTGCGGCACATCTCCGGGCGGCACTTCGAGGCGGTCATCCATCAGCACATGCCGATGTTTCATATGGAGCATTGCGTGTTCTGCCACACGCTCAGCAGCGGCACCAGCTACAAGGACTGTGGCCGGCCATGCGACGACCACCGGGTCGATCTCAAAGATCGCGCCGGCGTCGCCAACCCGCTGATCGCCGACGTCGGCTGCCGCAACACGGTCTACAACGGGGTCGCGCAAAGCGGGGCGGAATACGTGCCGAAGATGCGCGAACTGGGCATCGTCGACTTTCGCATCGAAGTCCTCCGCGAATCCTCGGAACAAACCATCGAGATCCTCGACCGTTACGCGACGGTCCTGACGGGACAGGACGATGGTCGAAAGGCGTGGCGCCAGTTGAAAGTGCTTAAGCAACTCGGTGTCACACGTGGGACGCTCGGGGAATGA
- a CDS encoding thioredoxin domain-containing protein: MTLSLLIAAVCVIDVTALAAETPATQPRHTNRLAKEKSPYLLQHAHNPVDWYPWGEEAFAKAKAEKKPILLSIGYSTCHWCHVMERESFENEAIAKLINENYIAIKLDREERPDVDRIYMTFVQATTGSGGWPMTVFLTPDRKPFFGGTYFPPETRGEMVGFTTILTKIGQLWRDEQQKVTESADRVTDMLRQATAGEPAAGGDVAVSRLVFTAAFNRLQTTFDEKWGGFGTAPKFPEPPTLQFLSHYAHTAPEDANRTAARKMYLATLDGMARGGIYDHLGGGFHRYSTDPRWFLPHFEKMLYDQGQLAGVYIDGYRMTGDARYADIARGILDYVTRDLTGPDGQFYCAEDADSVRPGGSAKAEGAFYVWSAGDIESLFGAAKAKPILSHFGMQPGGNVEHDPRNYFPKLNVLFLAQTIEESAKQGGIEPGEMKSILNAAKSKMLAERGKRPRPHLDDKTLASWSGLMISGFAKAGAALQEQRYLDAAVKSAGFIRERLYDAKTGILKRRYRQGETQVDGLLEDYSYMTQGLLDLYEATLDHQWLAWAASLQQTQDKLFWDDKSGGYFSSGDADPNLLFRMKDESDGAEPAGNSVAAMNLHRLSQMTDTPAMREKAKKTIASASGRMRQSPLALPYMLTAADFDMGKPRQIVIAGDPASPEAKALLAEVQKRYLPNRIILAADGGAGQAWLGEKLAFIKEMKPINGKPAAYVCQNYTCQQPTTDPAELARSLSTVLGGEGRGEGPSGDGRGPQVERK; this comes from the coding sequence ATGACCCTATCACTCCTGATCGCGGCGGTCTGTGTGATAGACGTCACCGCTCTGGCGGCGGAAACGCCCGCCACCCAACCCAGGCACACTAACCGCCTGGCGAAGGAAAAGTCGCCTTACCTCCTGCAGCACGCCCACAATCCCGTCGACTGGTACCCCTGGGGCGAGGAGGCGTTTGCCAAAGCCAAAGCCGAGAAGAAACCGATCCTGCTTTCGATTGGGTACAGCACCTGCCACTGGTGCCATGTCATGGAACGCGAGAGCTTCGAGAACGAAGCGATCGCGAAGCTGATCAACGAGAACTACATCGCCATCAAGCTCGACCGCGAGGAACGCCCCGATGTCGATCGCATTTATATGACGTTCGTGCAGGCGACCACGGGTTCCGGCGGATGGCCGATGACCGTCTTTCTCACGCCCGACCGCAAGCCATTCTTCGGTGGCACCTACTTCCCGCCAGAGACCCGCGGCGAGATGGTCGGCTTTACCACGATCCTGACCAAAATCGGGCAGCTCTGGCGTGACGAGCAGCAGAAGGTGACCGAGTCGGCCGATCGCGTGACCGACATGCTCCGCCAAGCCACCGCCGGCGAACCTGCCGCCGGGGGCGACGTTGCAGTGTCGCGGCTGGTGTTCACGGCGGCGTTCAACCGGCTGCAGACGACATTCGATGAAAAATGGGGCGGCTTCGGCACCGCCCCCAAATTCCCCGAGCCGCCGACCCTGCAGTTCCTGTCCCACTACGCCCACACCGCCCCCGAGGACGCCAATCGCACCGCCGCCCGCAAGATGTACCTCGCCACGCTCGACGGCATGGCCCGCGGCGGCATCTACGATCACCTGGGCGGGGGGTTCCACCGCTACAGCACCGACCCGCGCTGGTTCCTGCCTCACTTCGAAAAGATGCTCTACGACCAGGGGCAACTGGCGGGCGTCTACATCGACGGCTATCGCATGACCGGCGACGCCAGGTACGCCGACATCGCCCGCGGTATCCTCGACTACGTCACCCGCGACCTGACCGGCCCCGACGGACAGTTTTACTGCGCCGAAGATGCCGACAGCGTGCGACCCGGCGGTTCGGCCAAAGCCGAAGGCGCGTTCTATGTCTGGTCGGCCGGCGACATTGAATCGCTCTTCGGCGCTGCCAAGGCCAAGCCGATCCTGTCGCATTTCGGCATGCAGCCGGGCGGCAATGTCGAGCATGATCCCCGCAACTACTTCCCGAAGTTGAACGTCTTGTTCCTCGCCCAAACGATTGAGGAATCGGCGAAGCAGGGAGGGATCGAGCCTGGCGAGATGAAGTCCATATTGAACGCCGCCAAGAGCAAGATGCTTGCCGAGCGCGGCAAGCGCCCTCGCCCGCACCTGGATGACAAGACGCTCGCAAGCTGGAGCGGCCTGATGATCAGCGGCTTCGCCAAAGCCGGCGCAGCACTACAGGAGCAGCGGTACCTGGATGCCGCCGTGAAATCGGCCGGCTTCATCCGCGAACGGCTTTACGACGCCAAGACTGGTATCCTCAAGCGACGCTACCGGCAGGGCGAAACGCAGGTCGACGGCCTGCTCGAAGACTACAGCTACATGACCCAGGGGCTGCTGGATCTCTATGAGGCGACGCTGGACCATCAGTGGCTCGCCTGGGCGGCGTCGCTCCAGCAGACGCAGGACAAGCTGTTCTGGGACGACAAGTCCGGCGGCTACTTCAGCAGCGGCGACGCCGACCCCAACCTGCTGTTTCGCATGAAAGATGAGAGCGACGGCGCTGAACCGGCTGGCAATTCCGTCGCCGCGATGAACCTGCACCGCCTTTCGCAGATGACCGACACTCCCGCAATGCGCGAGAAGGCGAAGAAGACAATCGCCTCGGCAAGTGGACGCATGCGGCAGTCGCCGCTGGCGCTGCCCTATATGCTGACCGCGGCGGATTTCGACATGGGCAAGCCGAGGCAGATTGTCATTGCAGGCGACCCGGCATCGCCGGAGGCCAAGGCGCTATTGGCGGAAGTTCAGAAGCGCTACCTGCCCAACCGTATCATCCTGGCCGCCGACGGCGGGGCCGGGCAGGCGTGGCTCGGCGAGAAACTCGCGTTCATTAAGGAAATGAAGCCGATCAATGGCAAGCCGGCGGCGTATGTCTGTCAGAACTACACCTGCCAGCAGCCGACCACCGACCCGGCGGAGCTGGCTCGCTCCCTCTCCACCGTACTCGGGGGAGAGGGCCGGGGTGAGGGGCCGAGCGGCGATGGGCGTGGCCCGCAAGTTGAGAGGAAATAG
- a CDS encoding lipopolysaccharide biosynthesis protein — protein sequence MEVTTVENQPVAGLTPEETSLWRFRGAIKVGSAIVEQGTFSLSTWLLQTFMVRWLADEADFGGFSIAFAWFLLAGAAHNALVIEPMMVYGGKRYAGQIRQYFGVLAGGSVCASVSMAVLLAGVGLGYATFGHPGVAAACWSLAGAAPFVFLLWLMRRTSYVTHRPHRSAIAGAGYLFAMVAGFVLLHQAGRFTVPMAVLVMAVASLGASIWLLRSEAVVWPAGANDSQTSQSLAISVRNDHWRFGRWMLLSGLAGMIASQWFFVVLPWFTDVGAGGALRALSNLFQPVVQAIIAFTGVLLPVLVRAVGTPRYVALVRKAMLVMVGGPLLAWLACGLLSSWLVRLVYSGRYLDDAPLLWLLGLQPAAAGFIAVVHAELCVADRPDRMFAASAASLAFTLTAGTALMYFGGMWGVTAATLGAMLLNALVAWYFVRTGPRLSSGAGHPDDGSRGETGI from the coding sequence ATGGAAGTCACGACCGTCGAGAACCAGCCTGTCGCAGGGCTCACGCCAGAGGAGACCAGCCTGTGGCGGTTCCGCGGTGCAATCAAGGTAGGCAGTGCGATCGTCGAGCAGGGGACATTTTCGCTGTCGACCTGGCTACTGCAGACCTTCATGGTGCGGTGGCTCGCCGACGAGGCCGACTTCGGTGGCTTCTCGATCGCATTCGCATGGTTCCTTCTCGCCGGTGCCGCGCACAACGCCCTGGTGATCGAACCGATGATGGTCTACGGCGGCAAGCGCTACGCCGGGCAGATCCGCCAGTACTTCGGCGTGCTGGCAGGTGGCAGCGTCTGCGCTTCGGTGAGCATGGCCGTGCTGCTTGCGGGCGTGGGGCTCGGATATGCAACCTTCGGCCATCCGGGCGTCGCGGCGGCTTGCTGGTCGCTCGCCGGAGCAGCACCGTTCGTGTTCCTGCTGTGGCTCATGCGTCGAACCAGTTACGTGACCCATCGGCCCCACCGCTCGGCAATCGCCGGCGCAGGGTATCTGTTCGCGATGGTGGCTGGCTTTGTGCTCCTGCATCAGGCCGGCCGGTTCACGGTGCCGATGGCAGTACTTGTGATGGCGGTCGCGTCGCTGGGTGCTTCGATCTGGCTGCTGCGATCCGAGGCGGTTGTGTGGCCCGCCGGAGCGAACGATTCGCAGACAAGCCAATCCCTGGCGATCTCTGTTCGGAACGATCACTGGCGGTTCGGCCGGTGGATGCTGCTGAGCGGGCTGGCAGGAATGATCGCGAGCCAGTGGTTCTTCGTGGTACTGCCCTGGTTTACGGATGTCGGTGCCGGCGGCGCGCTCAGGGCGCTGTCGAACCTGTTTCAGCCGGTCGTGCAGGCGATCATCGCCTTCACCGGCGTGCTGTTACCGGTCCTGGTCCGGGCGGTCGGAACGCCGCGTTACGTGGCACTCGTCCGAAAAGCGATGCTCGTTATGGTCGGCGGGCCCCTGCTCGCGTGGCTCGCCTGCGGACTGCTGTCGAGCTGGCTGGTGCGGCTGGTGTATTCGGGACGATACCTCGACGACGCCCCGTTGCTGTGGCTGCTCGGGTTGCAGCCGGCGGCGGCGGGCTTCATTGCGGTCGTCCACGCCGAACTTTGCGTGGCCGACCGCCCGGATCGAATGTTCGCCGCCAGTGCCGCCTCGCTGGCATTCACGCTGACGGCCGGCACGGCGTTGATGTATTTCGGAGGGATGTGGGGTGTGACGGCGGCGACACTGGGTGCAATGCTGCTCAACGCGCTTGTCGCGTGGTACTTCGTGCGGACGGGCCCTCGCCTGTCGTCCGGCGCGGGACATCCGGATGACGGATCTCGCGGGGAGACTGGGATATGA
- a CDS encoding glycosyltransferase, with amino-acid sequence MSREPIKVLFVAFGCEPGRGSEPGVGWGFVDEESRRRPVWVLTHAQQKEALDNYIATKHKHYAIHPVYVSLPGLGWLWKSHFGINVYYYLWQLKAGRIGRKLHAKIGFDIVQHVSFTRYWMHTAAAMVGAPFVFGPVGGGDSYPAAFWSELRFGERLREYYWKIVRLVMEHDPLLVRTLRRARATIASGAYAREQLERLGSRNVDVMCAVAPTPQLPPPGPGPGPGDVFRFVSVGRVPRWKGVHLSLQAFAKAFGPGSANAGNQNVHYTIIGEGSDLSRLKQMAQDLGVADRVTFAGDLPYAACLEHLATAGAVLHTALRDSAGLVFEALSLGVPVACCDIGTPSLLVDDTSGAVIPSSGGPDDVIARVRDVMLRWHGDLDHYRTLRAGAAARSRMMSRAARGDMLEKIYERVAKENGSPSGTSHGKPEGASGTTQIEGSKGMNGRSANAESAMRSGTANSPRL; translated from the coding sequence ATGAGCCGTGAACCCATAAAAGTTCTTTTCGTCGCATTCGGTTGCGAGCCCGGCCGCGGCAGCGAACCGGGTGTCGGCTGGGGGTTCGTAGACGAGGAATCCCGCCGTAGACCGGTCTGGGTTCTGACGCACGCGCAGCAGAAGGAAGCCCTCGACAACTACATCGCGACGAAGCACAAGCACTACGCCATTCATCCCGTGTATGTCAGCCTTCCGGGGCTCGGCTGGCTCTGGAAGTCTCATTTCGGCATCAACGTCTACTACTACCTCTGGCAGCTCAAGGCCGGGCGGATCGGACGCAAGCTTCACGCAAAGATCGGGTTCGACATCGTTCAGCACGTGTCGTTTACCCGCTACTGGATGCACACCGCCGCGGCCATGGTCGGCGCGCCGTTCGTCTTCGGTCCAGTCGGGGGCGGCGACAGCTACCCGGCCGCATTCTGGTCGGAGTTGCGTTTCGGAGAGCGGCTTCGTGAGTACTACTGGAAGATCGTTCGCCTCGTCATGGAGCACGACCCGCTGCTGGTCCGCACGCTCCGAAGAGCGCGGGCGACCATCGCCAGCGGCGCCTACGCCCGCGAACAACTCGAACGACTCGGGTCCAGGAACGTCGACGTGATGTGCGCGGTCGCCCCCACGCCACAACTGCCTCCGCCCGGCCCGGGCCCCGGACCCGGCGATGTCTTCCGGTTCGTCAGCGTCGGCCGGGTGCCCCGCTGGAAGGGCGTGCATCTGTCGCTTCAGGCGTTCGCAAAGGCGTTCGGGCCGGGGTCGGCCAACGCCGGCAACCAGAACGTTCATTACACGATCATCGGAGAAGGCTCGGACCTGTCACGCCTCAAGCAGATGGCGCAGGACCTCGGCGTTGCCGATCGCGTGACTTTCGCCGGCGACCTGCCGTACGCGGCCTGCCTGGAGCACCTCGCGACGGCCGGTGCGGTTCTCCACACGGCGTTGCGGGACTCGGCCGGCCTGGTGTTCGAGGCGCTCTCACTCGGCGTTCCGGTGGCGTGCTGCGATATCGGTACGCCGTCGCTCCTTGTGGACGACACGAGCGGCGCGGTCATTCCCTCGTCCGGCGGACCCGACGACGTGATCGCCCGAGTTCGCGACGTAATGCTCCGCTGGCACGGCGACTTGGACCACTACCGCACCCTCCGGGCCGGCGCCGCAGCTCGGTCGCGCATGATGAGCCGCGCCGCCCGCGGCGACATGCTGGAGAAGATCTACGAAAGGGTGGCGAAGGAGAATGGGTCGCCCTCAGGGACGAGCCACGGTAAGCCCGAAGGTGCATCGGGCACGACCCAGATCGAAGGCTCAAAGGGCATGAACGGGCGGTCTGCCAACGCCGAATCGGCAATGCGCTCGGGGACGGCAAACTCGCCCCGGCTATGA
- a CDS encoding class I SAM-dependent methyltransferase, with protein MQKENLIHTADALPSMSRAGSSSADKPVCRFCGTGLSHTFVDLGTSPLCQRHVTPQRFNQAESAYPLHVYVCHECFLVQLPSYVAREEIFDGEYAYFSSYAMLEHGRKYVEHIIPKLGLKSGSHAVEVASNDGYLLQHFLPYGIRVLGIEPTSNTAEAARKKGVATICKFFGVQTAKEVLAEHGPADLMSANNVLAHVPDINDFVGGFKKLLAARGVATLEFPSLYNLIANNYFDTIYHEHFSYLSFTTVERIFAHHGLTLFDVEEIGTHGGSLRIFARHTEDGSHPVTPAVEAMKAREKAAGHYSLDYYRGFDEKVKETKRAILSFLIDAKRAGKSIAAYGAPGKGNTLLNYCGIRTDFIDYTVDRSPVKQGNYLPGTRIPICHPDKISQTKPDYLFLLAWNFKDEVMKQMAHVREWGCKFVVPLPEPLVLD; from the coding sequence ATGCAAAAAGAAAACTTGATCCACACCGCCGACGCTCTGCCGTCGATGTCGCGCGCCGGTTCGAGCAGTGCCGACAAGCCGGTGTGCCGGTTCTGCGGCACCGGGCTTTCTCATACGTTCGTTGATCTGGGCACCAGCCCGCTGTGCCAGCGGCACGTGACGCCGCAGCGGTTCAACCAGGCCGAGAGCGCGTATCCGTTGCACGTCTATGTCTGCCACGAATGCTTCCTGGTTCAGCTGCCGTCCTATGTCGCCCGGGAAGAGATCTTCGACGGCGAGTACGCCTACTTTTCCAGCTACGCGATGCTGGAGCACGGCAGGAAGTATGTCGAGCACATCATCCCGAAGTTGGGCTTGAAATCCGGCAGCCACGCGGTCGAAGTCGCGAGCAACGACGGCTATCTCCTGCAGCACTTCCTTCCGTACGGCATCAGGGTGCTGGGAATCGAACCGACGTCCAACACCGCCGAGGCGGCACGCAAGAAAGGCGTGGCGACGATCTGCAAGTTCTTCGGTGTTCAGACGGCAAAAGAGGTGCTCGCCGAGCACGGCCCGGCCGACCTGATGTCGGCCAACAACGTGCTGGCGCATGTCCCGGATATCAACGACTTTGTGGGCGGATTCAAGAAGCTGCTCGCCGCCCGCGGCGTGGCGACGCTGGAGTTCCCGTCGCTCTACAACCTGATCGCGAACAACTACTTCGACACGATCTACCACGAACACTTTTCGTACCTGTCGTTCACGACGGTCGAGCGCATTTTCGCCCATCACGGGCTCACGCTGTTTGATGTCGAAGAAATCGGCACGCATGGCGGAAGCCTGCGCATCTTCGCGAGACACACCGAAGATGGATCGCACCCGGTCACCCCCGCTGTCGAGGCGATGAAGGCCAGGGAGAAGGCCGCCGGTCACTACTCTCTCGACTATTACCGAGGGTTTGACGAGAAGGTGAAGGAAACCAAGCGGGCGATCCTGTCGTTCCTGATCGACGCGAAGCGGGCGGGAAAGTCGATCGCGGCATACGGCGCGCCGGGCAAGGGCAATACGCTCCTGAACTACTGCGGCATCCGCACAGACTTCATCGACTACACGGTCGATCGCAGCCCGGTGAAGCAGGGCAACTACCTCCCCGGCACGCGCATTCCGATCTGCCACCCCGACAAGATCAGCCAGACGAAGCCGGACTACCTGTTCCTGCTCGCGTGGAACTTCAAGGATGAGGTGATGAAGCAGATGGCTCACGTGCGCGAGTGGGGATGCAAGTTTGTCGTGCCGCTGCCGGAGCCCTTGGTATTGGATTGA